In Candidatus Zixiibacteriota bacterium, the following are encoded in one genomic region:
- a CDS encoding carboxypeptidase regulatory-like domain-containing protein: MIICKKCGAENKLGESKFCKNCLAPLNPSSISKKAVKSAASSTSASDKSTVNLNIDNENLSEPDRNIADDDGFEIKEVDFDDSSMGLVSSDDEDNDALLIKDDKEETAAEKIDDDMIEINKDLTLYRDDEMQITMEHTEDGPAITLTDRSDINDTSEQTSLEAENETDDKDEPPVLSEQDLEIQSDEENSMTQKIIINPQLKDKTVKPQEAKESNSTDAAPSTSEKISTPSKHDLKTALAKTNKDTLIRKDKPDKLPDLKPSRLVQSHGVAYFDGNSITIPGGFKPSSGEIVNVGNKSFKLKEKQTNKLQLYAGIGGGVLFLFVMLIILFGGNSSGKGQIVGILQDPLTGKPVPNAMVTVKELGKTTQTSYAGFFTFNLVPTGNYTVEVMSEGVAILKQEGTYVIGDSTTTLSFALPSDEQELIEPISASNTIGKTANKPASQLSNNYCFLKLKIVPPKNSKVYLDGKYIGKGSQTYKIPTGKHKVTVKNSKYKDYNYSINIPTNQIKSYTFKLKKAKSSKKQTKKSNEDIATELEEKGKYSEALTYYNKVISSDESNIEALMGQARCYKAKGDSKKSLSSYLKASKIAKAQNDDAAQLSALTGVLEINSNYLTARYNRGLIYLNQGENYRAAQDFSKVIEIDKRHLNAYYKLGEAYYKSKNYPAALEAYEDVQKLNFADAKPYAYIAQCYMRMDDKKNTKKNYKKFNKNANASTKSKFDSDSEWQKVKQMIGK, translated from the coding sequence GTGATAATATGCAAAAAATGCGGCGCTGAGAATAAACTTGGCGAATCAAAATTCTGCAAGAATTGCCTGGCACCGCTTAATCCATCAAGCATTAGCAAAAAGGCTGTTAAGTCGGCGGCTTCTTCTACATCAGCAAGCGACAAGAGCACTGTTAATTTAAATATAGATAATGAAAATTTATCTGAACCGGATAGAAATATCGCTGATGATGACGGATTTGAAATTAAAGAAGTTGACTTCGATGATTCGTCAATGGGATTAGTATCATCTGATGACGAAGACAATGACGCTTTGCTTATTAAGGATGATAAAGAAGAGACCGCTGCTGAAAAAATTGATGATGACATGATTGAAATTAACAAAGACCTAACATTATATCGCGACGACGAAATGCAGATAACAATGGAACATACTGAAGATGGTCCAGCAATCACGCTAACAGATAGATCCGATATTAACGATACATCGGAACAGACGTCCTTAGAAGCTGAAAATGAGACCGATGATAAGGATGAGCCTCCGGTTTTATCAGAGCAAGATTTGGAAATCCAATCCGATGAAGAAAACAGCATGACTCAAAAAATCATTATTAATCCGCAACTTAAAGATAAGACTGTAAAACCGCAAGAAGCCAAAGAATCAAACTCAACTGACGCTGCACCATCAACCTCTGAAAAAATTTCAACGCCCTCTAAACATGATTTGAAAACAGCTCTTGCAAAAACCAACAAGGATACACTTATCAGAAAAGATAAACCCGATAAATTGCCAGACCTAAAACCATCCCGCCTTGTTCAATCTCATGGAGTAGCCTATTTTGACGGAAATTCAATTACAATCCCCGGCGGTTTTAAACCCTCATCCGGCGAAATTGTTAATGTTGGCAATAAGTCTTTTAAGTTGAAAGAGAAACAAACTAATAAATTGCAGCTATATGCCGGTATCGGCGGAGGCGTTCTTTTTCTGTTTGTTATGCTTATAATACTCTTTGGCGGCAATTCATCAGGGAAAGGCCAAATAGTAGGTATTCTGCAGGATCCGCTTACCGGTAAACCAGTACCTAATGCAATGGTTACTGTTAAGGAACTGGGTAAAACAACCCAGACAAGCTATGCAGGCTTTTTCACATTCAATTTGGTACCGACCGGGAATTATACGGTCGAGGTTATGAGCGAGGGAGTAGCCATTTTGAAGCAGGAGGGAACTTATGTTATTGGTGATAGCACCACCACGCTAAGTTTTGCTCTTCCATCAGATGAGCAAGAACTAATTGAGCCGATAAGCGCATCTAATACTATTGGGAAAACTGCCAATAAACCGGCGAGTCAACTATCAAATAATTATTGTTTCCTAAAATTAAAAATTGTGCCTCCAAAAAATTCAAAAGTATATTTAGACGGCAAATATATCGGCAAAGGTTCGCAGACATATAAAATACCCACAGGAAAACATAAGGTTACAGTTAAAAACTCCAAATATAAAGATTATAATTATAGTATCAATATTCCCACTAACCAGATTAAATCATATACTTTTAAATTAAAAAAAGCCAAAAGCTCAAAAAAACAAACCAAGAAAAGCAATGAAGATATTGCGACAGAGCTTGAAGAAAAAGGCAAATATAGCGAAGCCCTCACATACTACAACAAGGTCATTTCCTCCGATGAGAGTAATATTGAGGCGTTGATGGGGCAGGCGCGGTGTTATAAGGCCAAGGGTGACTCCAAGAAATCATTATCATCCTACCTGAAAGCAAGTAAAATCGCCAAGGCTCAGAACGATGACGCCGCTCAGCTAAGCGCCTTGACAGGCGTTCTGGAGATAAACTCGAATTACCTTACCGCCAGATACAACAGGGGATTGATTTATCTAAATCAGGGAGAAAACTACCGCGCGGCTCAGGATTTCAGCAAGGTAATCGAAATCGATAAACGTCATTTGAACGCCTACTATAAACTCGGTGAGGCTTATTACAAGTCGAAAAATTATCCCGCCGCGCTGGAGGCATACGAGGATGTTCAGAAACTAAATTTTGCCGATGCCAAACCTTATGCTTACATAGCCCAGTGTTATATGAGGATGGACGACAAGAAGAACACAAAAAAGAATTATAAAAAATTCAACAAGAATGCGAATGCATCCACCAAAAGTAAATTCGATTCGGATTCCGAATGGCAAAAAGTAAAGCAAATGATTGGTAAATAG
- a CDS encoding sigma-54-dependent Fis family transcriptional regulator: MITIYGPQIEFCEGLAEVLKQRSFDVQVFTDKQSFASAIKKEPPEVIFYNLKFEKEIPRLLERIYLEMPETILLATADMHLEVFEQYTDQIFLTYVDYETIVDGIINHLNDRKLIASCNFVGRSVELIGVARMIEQVAPTDITVLITGPSGAGKEKVAKAIHDKSGKPEDKFVSLNIGSLAPGILESELFGHEKGSFTGAVGRRIGHFEQASGGTLFLDEIGELSQDLQVKLLRILEEKCFYRVGGQKNITVDTRLIFATNRDLAEDVAAGSFRQDLYYRLNVINIPVAPLVARPKDIPLLTRYFISKSRYAVYTKSNPIEHGAMKLFMKYHWPGNVRELRNVVESLLILSNKGVITQAAFEKYLQEKSLHDSELPVPTGRTPESAERQLILQALLSLKEEINALRILIIENIQKSPDENVRLPEQEKILNMNENEKILIAKTLKEVGGNRKRAAAILGIGERTLYRKLRKYGLQ, from the coding sequence ATGATAACAATTTACGGACCGCAAATAGAATTCTGCGAAGGGTTAGCAGAGGTATTAAAGCAAAGGTCTTTTGATGTCCAGGTATTTACCGATAAACAATCCTTTGCTTCTGCAATAAAGAAAGAACCCCCGGAAGTAATTTTCTATAATTTGAAATTTGAGAAAGAAATCCCGCGCCTGCTGGAAAGGATTTATCTCGAAATGCCCGAAACAATTCTTCTGGCAACTGCCGATATGCATCTGGAGGTGTTTGAGCAATATACCGACCAGATATTTTTAACTTATGTCGACTATGAGACAATTGTTGACGGCATAATTAATCATCTCAATGACAGGAAACTTATCGCCTCATGCAATTTCGTAGGCAGGTCGGTAGAGCTTATCGGCGTTGCTCGAATGATTGAGCAAGTTGCTCCTACTGATATTACCGTTTTGATTACCGGACCATCCGGTGCGGGCAAGGAGAAAGTGGCTAAGGCAATTCATGATAAATCCGGCAAACCGGAGGATAAATTTGTGAGCTTAAACATCGGCTCATTAGCGCCCGGAATTTTGGAATCGGAACTGTTCGGCCATGAGAAGGGGTCATTTACAGGCGCAGTCGGCAGGCGAATAGGCCATTTCGAGCAGGCCTCCGGCGGCACTTTATTTCTCGATGAAATCGGCGAGCTTTCGCAAGATCTGCAGGTGAAGCTTCTTCGCATATTAGAAGAAAAATGTTTCTATCGTGTCGGCGGGCAAAAAAACATTACCGTTGATACCCGTTTGATATTCGCTACTAACAGAGATTTGGCAGAGGATGTAGCCGCCGGCAGCTTCAGGCAAGACCTTTATTACCGATTGAATGTTATTAATATTCCGGTAGCGCCTTTGGTTGCCCGACCAAAAGATATACCGTTATTAACCAGATATTTTATCAGCAAATCACGCTATGCGGTCTACACAAAAAGCAATCCGATTGAACACGGGGCGATGAAGTTATTTATGAAATATCACTGGCCTGGCAATGTCAGAGAGTTAAGAAATGTCGTCGAGTCTCTGCTGATATTATCCAATAAAGGAGTTATTACTCAAGCCGCTTTTGAAAAATACCTTCAGGAAAAATCTCTGCATGACAGCGAGCTGCCTGTTCCCACCGGACGCACTCCCGAAAGCGCCGAACGCCAGTTGATACTTCAGGCTTTGCTCTCTTTAAAAGAAGAAATAAATGCCTTGCGCATATTGATTATCGAAAACATTCAGAAATCTCCTGATGAAAATGTTAGACTTCCCGAACAAGAAAAAATATTAAATATGAATGAAAATGAAAAAATTCTCATAGCTAAAACATTAAAGGAGGTGGGAGGAAATCGCAAAAGGGCAGCGGCAATTTTAGGAATAGGCGAAAGAACGCTTTATCGAAAATTAAGAAAATACGGCTTGCAATAA
- a CDS encoding CPBP family intramembrane metalloprotease, producing MENNNTLNDNNIDSQKIPLAQKVILAVILLGYPLFSTLMYYINPPSERLIESRIIQVYVPALFFQMMIIFGIVFTILKTPVAANADRWGLSKSLTSLGIKKSDFSIINLAAGIVFLFAAVIVLNIISNIINYYNIFQAEDIAYLLPRTSGEKVFWIIISIAAGIAEEICFRGYVISRMARLTGNIWPGVLLGSISFGFGHLYQGLSGVVLISIYGFMFCLLYLARGSLIPCIIAHALQDILAAFAV from the coding sequence ATGGAAAACAATAATACTCTTAATGATAATAACATCGACAGCCAAAAAATACCATTGGCGCAAAAAGTTATACTGGCTGTAATCCTGCTTGGTTATCCATTGTTTTCAACATTGATGTATTATATAAACCCACCATCGGAAAGACTCATTGAATCCCGGATTATTCAGGTTTATGTGCCAGCCTTATTTTTTCAGATGATGATAATATTTGGCATCGTATTTACAATCCTTAAAACGCCTGTTGCGGCAAATGCGGATAGATGGGGACTTTCCAAAAGCTTAACCAGCCTGGGTATAAAAAAATCCGATTTCAGTATAATTAATTTAGCTGCGGGGATTGTCTTTTTATTTGCCGCAGTTATCGTATTAAATATTATCTCAAACATAATCAACTATTACAATATTTTTCAGGCTGAGGATATCGCCTACCTTTTGCCCCGAACGTCAGGCGAGAAAGTTTTCTGGATAATTATATCTATTGCTGCCGGTATCGCTGAAGAAATCTGTTTTCGGGGATATGTTATCAGCCGTATGGCAAGGCTAACCGGTAATATCTGGCCGGGCGTTTTGCTGGGTTCGATAAGTTTTGGCTTTGGGCATCTTTACCAGGGATTGTCGGGAGTTGTGCTGATTAGTATCTATGGGTTTATGTTTTGTCTGTTATATTTGGCGCGCGGCTCGCTGATACCTTGTATAATTGCGCATGCACTGCAGGATATTCTGGCGGCATTTGCGGTTTGA
- the rnr gene encoding ribonuclease R codes for MKELTLDDIKIALSNCSGSPKIREFARLMKIPKTDYRAFRRIIREAISEGEIERLRGGRLTVPSYVGKVKGRLIVARSGFGFLIPDDNSEEMFIPDSELGGALHGETVIAELKKFRLGKNREGRIIKVLHREGKQLVGKLEKTRYGWRLNPNDPNIDSKIELAPPDGFAVKPDYIAVILLDEWRADYLPPTGKVVEILGPAGAPGVDIDALIKSSGVPEEFSSQTLTETRKIRKTIPKSELNRRTDLRNLTVFTIDPADAKDHDDAVSIEKLGDGLIRLGVHIADVSHYVKKDSWLDRDAFLRGNSIYLVDRVIPMLPEKLSADLCSLHEGVDRLALSVMMDFDKHGSLKHHEIVESVIKSGASLNYIEVQKCLDGEPSPKLEPFTESLSNMNKLASKLRAKRIKAGSLDFDLPEPKIVLDKEGNVVDIFRYPRYDSHRLVEEFMLMANCAVAKTMRAISAPILYRVHDKPDKLKVNNFAELLREMGYKFSFKGDITPKKFQRVLNMVSGKDDEGFIHRLLLRSLAKAVYQPDNIGHFGLAFDTYTHFTSPIRRYPDLHLHRAVKLYINKKLNSSTAAKLRDGIKNTGRHCSQTELQANELERESLKIKMVEYFSTRIGAVYSGVVSGVVRSGLFVEVDDLMTDGFLSYSSFDDDYYIYDDAKHQAIGRRNNKRYRLGDRIKIVVVKVDKEKREIDFMPAEKLKQGRKSKRNKRKK; via the coding sequence ATGAAAGAACTTACCTTGGATGATATAAAAATCGCTTTAAGCAATTGTTCCGGTTCTCCAAAGATCAGGGAATTTGCCCGATTGATGAAAATCCCGAAAACTGATTACCGCGCTTTTAGACGGATAATTAGAGAGGCGATTAGCGAGGGCGAAATTGAACGCCTTCGCGGGGGACGGCTTACTGTTCCATCCTATGTGGGGAAAGTTAAGGGCAGATTGATAGTTGCCAGAAGTGGATTCGGTTTCCTAATCCCCGATGATAACTCTGAGGAAATGTTTATTCCCGATTCTGAACTCGGCGGCGCCCTTCATGGCGAAACTGTAATTGCCGAACTTAAAAAGTTTCGCCTTGGCAAAAACCGGGAAGGCAGAATTATAAAAGTTCTTCATCGCGAAGGTAAGCAGCTTGTAGGGAAATTGGAAAAAACCCGCTATGGTTGGCGTTTGAATCCCAATGATCCGAATATCGATTCTAAAATCGAACTTGCCCCGCCTGATGGTTTTGCTGTAAAACCAGATTATATAGCGGTTATTCTTCTCGATGAATGGCGCGCCGATTATCTTCCCCCAACAGGCAAAGTAGTTGAAATTTTGGGTCCTGCCGGCGCTCCCGGTGTCGATATTGATGCTTTAATTAAGTCATCCGGCGTTCCTGAGGAGTTTTCATCTCAGACTCTAACAGAAACGCGAAAAATAAGAAAGACTATCCCTAAATCAGAGCTAAACAGAAGAACCGATTTGCGGAATTTAACGGTTTTCACAATTGACCCTGCCGATGCCAAAGACCATGATGACGCTGTCAGTATCGAGAAGCTGGGAGATGGCTTGATAAGGCTGGGAGTGCATATCGCTGATGTTTCACATTATGTAAAAAAGGATAGTTGGCTTGATAGAGACGCCTTTCTGCGCGGCAACTCAATCTATTTAGTCGACAGAGTAATCCCGATGCTCCCTGAAAAATTATCCGCCGACCTGTGCAGCCTTCATGAAGGCGTTGACAGGTTGGCATTAAGCGTTATGATGGATTTTGATAAGCATGGCAGCTTAAAGCATCATGAGATAGTCGAGAGCGTAATCAAGAGCGGCGCTTCGCTAAATTATATAGAGGTTCAAAAATGCCTTGATGGCGAACCATCACCAAAACTTGAACCATTTACCGAATCGCTGTCAAACATGAATAAGCTTGCTTCAAAATTACGAGCCAAAAGGATAAAAGCCGGCAGTCTGGATTTCGACCTTCCCGAACCGAAAATCGTACTTGATAAAGAGGGCAATGTTGTAGATATATTCCGTTATCCGCGTTATGACAGCCATCGCTTGGTAGAGGAATTTATGCTGATGGCAAATTGCGCCGTTGCTAAAACGATGCGGGCAATCTCTGCGCCGATTCTATATCGCGTTCATGACAAACCCGATAAACTGAAAGTAAATAATTTCGCCGAGCTTCTAAGGGAAATGGGTTATAAATTCAGCTTTAAAGGCGATATTACACCTAAGAAATTTCAGCGTGTTTTAAATATGGTTTCCGGCAAAGATGATGAGGGATTCATCCACCGTTTGCTTTTAAGGTCTTTGGCAAAGGCTGTATATCAGCCTGATAATATCGGTCATTTCGGTCTGGCGTTTGATACATACACGCACTTTACCTCGCCCATCAGGCGGTATCCCGATTTACATCTGCATCGCGCGGTCAAGTTATATATCAACAAAAAACTTAACTCATCGACCGCCGCCAAACTAAGAGACGGCATAAAGAACACCGGCAGGCATTGCTCGCAAACGGAGCTTCAAGCTAATGAACTCGAACGGGAATCGCTAAAGATTAAAATGGTGGAATATTTTTCAACCCGGATCGGAGCAGTATATAGCGGCGTAGTATCGGGTGTTGTGCGTTCCGGTTTATTTGTCGAGGTTGACGATTTAATGACCGATGGTTTCTTATCCTACTCTTCTTTCGATGATGATTATTATATTTATGATGATGCCAAACATCAGGCAATCGGCAGAAGAAACAATAAACGCTATCGTCTCGGCGACAGAATCAAGATAGTTGTTGTAAAAGTTGATAAAGAAAAAAGAGAGATTGATTTTATGCCTGCTGAAAAATTGAAGCAGGGGAGAAAAAGCAAACGGAACAAACGAAAAAAATGA